In a single window of the Orcinus orca chromosome 9, mOrcOrc1.1, whole genome shotgun sequence genome:
- the NPVF gene encoding pro-FMRFamide-related neuropeptide VF — protein MEIISSKQFILLTLATSILLTSNIFCSDESMMPNLHSKKNYDKYSEPRGDLCWGKERSLNFEELKDWGPKNVIKMSTPAVNKMPPSVANLPLRFGRTMEEERSTGAMANPPLRFGSNTEDSISRHVPNLPQRFGRTTIAKSVTKTLSDLLQQSMHSSSANGLLYSVTCQPQEIQNPDQKNLRRLGLKKIDDAELKQEK, from the exons atggaaattatttcatcAAAACAATTCATTTTACTGACTTTAGCCACTTCAATCTTATTAACATCAAACATCTTCTGTTCAGATGAATCAATGATGCCCAATCTTCACAGCAAAAAGAATTATGACAAATATTCTGAG CCTAGAGGAGATCTCTgctggggaaaagaaagaagtctCAATTTTGAAGAGTTAAAAGACTGGGGTCCAAAAAACGTCATTAAGATGAGTACACCTGCAGTCAACAAAATGCCACCCTCAGTAGCCAACttgccactgagatttgggaggaccatggaagaagaaagaagcacTGGGGCGATGGCCAACCCGCCTCTGAGATTTGGAAGCAATACAGAGGACAGCATCTCGAGACATGTTCCTAATCTGCCCCAAAGGTTTGGGAGAACAACAATAGCCAAAAGTGTCACCAAGACACTGAGTGATTTGCTCCAACAATCCATGCATTCATCATCTGCCAATGGGTTACTTTACTCCGTGACCTGCCAGCCCCAAGAAATCCAGAATCCTGATCAAAAGAACCTAAG gagactgggattgaaGAAAATAGATGATGCAGaattgaaacaagaaaaataa